In a single window of the Victivallis lenta genome:
- a CDS encoding type II secretion system protein, with product MRKTRFTLIELLVVIAIIAILASMLLPALQRARSTAKKSSCSGNLRQIAFGHIGYSDDYNDYIAAGIRWPGNIVWPTSLAPYMGKNANGKAFFCPASTEENSKSMKDFVALHETSFKFGDNARLSYGQNVNLSQQRTTRKYGKRGQFKHPAKTVLVLDGNMPKAPDEGVVAHYTYTQIPAEVSGGKAFFGTGYGHSDGINLCFLDGHVDYVGPTLMSQARAKKGHAYWGKLGFNWNTSDNN from the coding sequence ATGAGAAAAACCCGTTTCACGCTGATCGAACTGCTTGTCGTCATTGCAATCATCGCGATCCTCGCCTCGATGCTTCTCCCGGCCCTCCAGCGGGCGCGGTCGACGGCGAAGAAAAGCTCCTGCTCCGGCAACCTTCGCCAGATCGCCTTCGGCCATATCGGCTACAGCGACGACTACAACGACTATATCGCCGCCGGAATCCGCTGGCCCGGCAACATTGTCTGGCCGACCTCGCTGGCGCCTTACATGGGCAAAAACGCCAATGGCAAAGCGTTTTTCTGCCCGGCCTCCACCGAGGAGAACAGCAAATCGATGAAGGACTTCGTCGCGCTGCACGAGACCTCGTTCAAGTTCGGCGACAACGCCCGCCTCAGCTACGGACAGAACGTCAATCTGTCCCAGCAGCGGACAACGCGGAAATACGGAAAGCGGGGTCAGTTCAAGCACCCGGCCAAAACCGTGCTCGTGCTCGACGGCAATATGCCGAAAGCCCCGGACGAAGGAGTCGTCGCCCATTACACGTACACCCAGATTCCGGCGGAAGTTTCGGGGGGAAAGGCGTTTTTCGGAACCGGATACGGCCACTCGGACGGAATCAACCTCTGTTTTCTCGACGGGCATGTCGATTATGTCGGGCCTACCCTGATGAGCCAGGCCCGGGCGAAAAAAGGCCACGCCTACTGGGGCAAACTCGGTTTCAACTGGAACACCTCCGATAACAATTGA
- a CDS encoding prepilin-type N-terminal cleavage/methylation domain-containing protein produces the protein MRNPFTLIELLVVVAIIAILASMLLPALNQARGRARSTRCAGNLKQLGTAEQLYSGDSDGFGLPNVYVINGVYIESWTGNRAYLRTVGVAYNPNSPQYWSRGFLCPEASISLNEVASQRDGGYANIQYSYGRNNEYGPSWKIPEIRCIKIGRLKNPSGKLLVMDATDWNVEYDKANSYRLYGEKNQHNGGVNVMPAYRHGNGLNAAFYDGHVRSRIVWNEIYDPSVTSRPTSDPTLKTVYNQYWNLWPNAQ, from the coding sequence ATGCGTAACCCTTTTACGCTGATAGAACTTCTGGTCGTTGTCGCGATCATTGCGATTCTCGCTTCGATGCTGTTGCCGGCGCTGAACCAGGCGCGCGGCCGGGCAAGGAGCACCAGGTGCGCGGGCAACCTGAAGCAGCTGGGAACCGCCGAACAGTTGTACAGCGGCGACAGTGACGGGTTCGGACTCCCGAACGTCTATGTCATCAACGGTGTCTACATCGAGAGCTGGACCGGCAACCGGGCGTACCTCAGAACGGTCGGGGTCGCCTATAACCCCAACTCTCCGCAATACTGGAGCCGCGGCTTTCTGTGTCCGGAGGCATCGATCTCGCTGAACGAGGTCGCTTCCCAGCGTGACGGCGGATACGCCAACATACAGTACTCCTACGGCCGGAACAATGAGTACGGCCCGAGCTGGAAGATTCCGGAGATACGCTGCATCAAGATCGGACGCCTGAAAAATCCTTCCGGCAAACTTCTGGTCATGGATGCCACCGACTGGAATGTCGAGTACGATAAGGCGAACAGCTATCGGCTCTACGGTGAAAAGAACCAGCACAACGGCGGTGTCAACGTCATGCCCGCCTACCGTCACGGCAACGGGCTGAATGCGGCCTTTTACGACGGGCACGTCCGCTCCCGCATCGTCTGGAACGAGATTTATGATCCGTCCGTGACGTCGCGCCCGACTTCCGACCCGACTTTGAAAACCGTCTACAACCAGTATTGGAACCTGTGGCCGAATGCCCAGTAA
- a CDS encoding LacI family DNA-binding transcriptional regulator codes for MIDNTRQGQQVTAAMLAKHAGVSRVAVYAAFNPGKKTTVGISEKTKNKILAAAEELGYIPNDLARTLVSGRSRNIGLLLQSNRSAMSQQLIAACSRLFVDNGYLVISESSDEDEKREREILNRFLIRRVDCVVISWVDEESNADLRKQFGRCGIPIINIRNREPDFDYSAAISFDEGQVMRQICGLLARCGLRKLCYAGIGGRGNNSSRWRHTHLESAVREHSGMELAGEVSFASAEECRAYVRTLRDPAKRPQAIVCYNDRIAQLVTIELRLSGIRVPEEIAVTGVDGYSDRFDLVAPTTVRLPVAEMAGEIYRIFSSSDYRRQLVRIAPELIERETTPNQPQEALS; via the coding sequence ATGATTGACAATACCCGGCAGGGACAGCAGGTGACGGCGGCAATGCTTGCCAAACACGCGGGAGTCTCGCGCGTCGCGGTCTACGCCGCCTTCAATCCCGGAAAAAAGACGACGGTCGGCATCAGCGAAAAGACGAAAAACAAAATCCTGGCGGCGGCGGAGGAACTCGGCTACATCCCGAACGACCTCGCCCGCACGCTGGTCTCCGGCCGCAGCCGCAATATCGGGCTGCTGCTGCAATCGAACCGGTCGGCCATGTCGCAGCAGCTGATCGCGGCGTGCAGCCGGCTCTTCGTCGACAACGGCTACCTCGTCATCTCGGAGTCATCGGACGAGGACGAGAAACGCGAGCGTGAGATCCTGAACCGCTTCCTGATCCGGCGCGTCGACTGCGTCGTCATCTCCTGGGTCGATGAGGAGAGCAACGCGGACCTGCGCAAACAGTTCGGCCGGTGCGGAATCCCGATCATCAACATCCGGAACCGCGAGCCGGATTTCGATTACTCAGCCGCCATCAGCTTCGACGAAGGGCAGGTCATGCGGCAGATCTGCGGACTGCTGGCGCGATGCGGGCTCCGGAAGCTGTGTTACGCCGGTATCGGAGGACGCGGGAACAATTCGAGCCGCTGGCGCCATACCCACCTCGAAAGCGCCGTCCGGGAGCACTCCGGCATGGAGCTCGCCGGAGAAGTCAGCTTCGCCTCCGCTGAAGAGTGCCGCGCCTACGTGCGGACTCTGCGCGACCCGGCGAAGCGTCCGCAGGCGATCGTCTGCTACAACGACCGCATCGCCCAGCTGGTCACGATCGAACTGCGGCTGTCCGGAATCCGGGTCCCGGAGGAGATCGCCGTAACCGGCGTGGACGGTTACAGCGACCGATTCGATCTCGTCGCGCCGACCACGGTCCGGCTGCCGGTCGCGGAGATGGCCGGGGAGATTTACCGGATCTTCAGCAGCTCCGACTACCGGCGGCAGCTGGTCCGCATCGCTCCGGAGCTGATCGAACGAGAAACAACGCCCAACCAACCACAAGAGGCTTTATCATGA